A genomic window from Gossypium hirsutum isolate 1008001.06 chromosome D12, Gossypium_hirsutum_v2.1, whole genome shotgun sequence includes:
- the LOC121224423 gene encoding labd-13Z-ene-9,15,16-triol synthase, chloroplastic has translation MSNKGLNACYEFRRREIRYMVKNIHGKIGSPINLSEQIFLTTFNVTVNMLWGGSLNGEESNLGIEFKDQFEEFVRLMVEPNVSDMFPVLRPFDLQGIESKAKKNISWFYEFFESVIEQRKKLGEGPKMADSKDFLQQLLELNQKGDVKTSISMKETNAVLLNIVTGATDTAFTTIEWGMTELLRHPDKLRRVIEELDAIIGDQNIVEEFHLPRLLYLEAVVKETLRIHPPAPLLMPHMPSETIVVAGYTIPKNFNIFFNVWAIQRDAEFWEDPLQFEPEMFLNVIEKRNYKGNSFDFFPFGSGRRICIGISMAEKIMMLVLATLFVLFRMGIAEWAKT, from the exons ATGAGCAACAAAGGCCTCAATGCTTGCTACGAGTTTCGCCGTCGAGAGATCCGATATATGGTGAAGAATATTCATGGAAAAATCGGGTCACCCATTAACCTCAGTGAACAAATATTCTTAACAACGTTCAACGTTACGGTTAACATGCTTTGGGGTGGTTCGTTGAATGGAGAAGAATCGAACCTTGGGATCGAATTTAAGGATCAATTCgaggaatttgtgagattgatgGTAGAACCCAATGTTTCTGATATGTTCCCGGTGCTTAGGCCATTTGATTTACAAGGAATTGAATCCAAAGCCAAGAAAAATATTTCGTGGTTTTATGAGTTTTTCGAATCGGTGATAGAGCAGCGAAAGAAGCTCGGAGAGGGACCCAAAATGGCTGATAGTAAGGATTTTTTGCAGCAATTGTTGGAGCTGAACCAAAAAGGAGATGTCAAAACTTCAATATCCATGAAGGAAACAAACGCTGTCTTACTG AATATCGTAACTGGCGCTACGGACACGGCATTTACAACAATAGAGTGGGGGATGACGGAATTACTACGACACCCAGATAAATTGCGAAGAGTCATTGAGGAATTGGATGCAATAATCGGTGACCAAAACATTGTTGAAGAGTTCCATCTTCCTCGCCTACTCTATTTAGAAGCTGTGGTGAAAGAGACGTTACGAATTCACCCACCGGCTCCTTTGTTAATGCCACACATGCCGAGCGAGACCATCGTCGTAGCCGGTTACACTATCccaaaaaatttcaatattttcttcAATGTGTGGGCAATACAAAGGGACGCCGAGTTCTGGGAAGACCCTCTTCAATTCGAGCCAGAAATGTTCTTGAATGTCATTGAGAAAAGGAATTATAAGGGAAATAGTTTCGATTTTTTCCCGTTTGGATCAGGGAGGAGGATTTGTATTGGGATTTCAATGGCAGAGAAAATTATGATGCTGGTGTTGGCGACGTTGTTTGTATTGTTTCGAATGGGAATTGCCGAATGGGCAAAAACCTGA
- the LOC107930991 gene encoding flavonoid 3'-monooxygenase CYP75B137: protein MSNFYNKVIGEGWLGRQDGVVAFTITKVAAPLTVATLVIIFFSWLVKKLIIKTKSLPPPPPGPIGLPILGHLLFIKPDFLQYVTEQSKIHGPIIKLQLGRKVYIIISSPSIAKQILKDHDAIFANRDIPVAAIKGTFGGLDIVWRSNGPELHKLRKLVVSEIMSNKGLNACYEFRRREIRHMVKNIHGKIGSPINLSEQIFLTTFNVTVNMLWGGSLNGEESNLGLEFKDRFEEFLRLMVEPNVSDMFPVLRPFDLQGIESKAKKNILWFYEFFESVIEQRRKLGEGPKMADSKDFLQQLLELNQTGDVKTSLSMKEINAVLLNIVNGATDTTFTTMEWAMTELLRHPDKLRRVVDELDAIIGGPNIVEEFHLPRLLYLEAVVKETLRIHPPAPLLMPHMPSETIIVAGYTIPKNSNIFFNVWEIQRDAEFWEDPLQFEPERFLNVIEKRNYKGNSFDFFPFGSGRRICVGISMAEKIMMLVLATLLHCFEWELPNGRKPDVKEQLRLVLSKVEPLIVVPIARSSNSMQYQ, encoded by the exons ATGTCGAACTTCTACAACAAGGTTATTGGCGAAGGTTGGTTGGGCCGCCAAGACGGAGTGGTTGCGTTCACCATCACCAAAGTGGCAGCCCCTCTCACGGTGGCGACGTTAGTAATTATCTTTTTTTCATGGTTGGTTAAGAAACTCATCATCAAAACCAAGTCGCTGCCGCCGCCACCACCAGGCCCGATAGGCCTGCCGATACTCGGCCACCTCCTTTTCATCAAACCCGATTTCCTCCAATACGTAACCGAGCAATCCAAAATCCACGGCCCTATCATCAAGCTTCAGCTGGGAAGAAAAGTTTACATCATCATAAGCTCACCATCAATCGCAAAACAAATCCTCAAAGACCACGACGCCATCTTCGCCAACCGCGACATTCCGGTGGCGGCCATAAAAGGAACCTTTGGCGGACTCGACATCGTGTGGAGATCCAATGGCCCAGAATTACACAAGCTACGAAAGCTCGTCGTAAGTGAAATCATGAGCAACAAAGGCCTCAATGCTTGCTACGAGTTTCGCCGTCGAGAGATCCGACATATGGTGAAGAATATTCATGGAAAAATCGGGTCACCCATTAACCTCAGTGAACAAATATTCTTAACAACGTTCAACGTTACGGTTAACATGCTTTGGGGTGGTTCGTTGAATGGAGAAGAATCGAACCTTGGGCTTGAATTTAAGGATCGATTCGAGGAATTTTTGAGATTGATGGTAGAACCCAATGTTTCTGATATGTTCCCGGTGCTCAGGCCATTTGATTTGCAAGGAATTGAATCCAAAGccaagaaaaatattttatggtTTTATGAGTTTTTCGAATCGGTGATAGAGCAGCGAAGGAAGCTCGGAGAGGGACCAAAAATGGCTGATAGTAAGGATTTTTTGCAGCAATTGTTGGAGCTGAACCAAACAGGAGATGTCAAAACTTCATTATCCATGAAGGAAATAAACGCTGTGCTGCTG AATATTGTAAACGGCGCTACGGACACAACATTTACAACAATGGAGTGGGCGATGACGGAATTACTACGACACCCAGATAAATTGCGAAGAGTCGTCGACGAATTGGATGCAATAATCGGTGGCCCAAACATCGTTGAAGAGTTCCATCTTCCTCGCCTACTCTATTTAGAAGCTGTGGTGAAAGAGACATTACGAATTCACCCACCAGCTCCTTTGCTAATGCCACACATGCCGAGTGAGACCATCATCGTAGCCGGTTACACTATCCctaaaaattctaatattttcTTCAACGTGTGGGAAATACAAAGGGACGCCGAGTTCTGGGAAGACCCTCTTCAATTCGAGCCAGAAAGGTTCTTGAATGTCATTGAGAAAAGGAATTATAAGGGAAATAGTTTCGATTTTTTCCCGTTTGGATCGGGGAGGAGGATTTGTGTTGGGATTTCAATGGCAGAGAAAATTATGATGCTGGTGCTGGCGACGTTGTTGCATTGTTTCGAATGGGAATTGCCGAATGGGCGAAAACCTGATGTGAAAGAGCAACTGCGATTGGTGTTGTCGAAGGTGGAGCCGCTTATTGTTGTGCCCATTGCGCGTTCATCTAATTCAATGCAATATCAATAA
- the LOC121224422 gene encoding 40S ribosomal protein S13: MGRMHSCGKGISASALPYKRTPPSWLKISSQDVEENICKFAKKGLTPSQIGVILRDSHGIAQVKSVTGSKILRILKAHGLAPEIPEDLYHLIKKAVAIRKHLERNRKDKDSKFRLILVESRIHRLARYYKKTKKLPPVWKYESTTASTLVA, from the exons ATGGGTCGCATGCACAGCTGcgg CAAGGGTATTTCTGCCTCAGCTCTACCTTATAAGAGAACTCCACCAAGCTGGCTCAAGATCTCTTCTCAAGAT GTCGAGGAGAACATTTGCAAATTTGCAAAAAAGGGCTTGACCCCATCTCAGATCGGTGTCATTCTTCGTGACTCTCATGGCATTGCTCAGGTTAAGAGCGTTACTGGAAGCAAAATCTTGCGTATCCTCAAGGCTCACg GTCTTGCCCCTGAAATTCCCGAGGATTTGTACCACCTTATTAAGAAGGCTGTTGCGATCCGCAAGCATTTGGAGAGAAACAGGAAGGATAAGGATTCCAAGTTTAGGTTGATTCTTGTTGAGAGTAGGATTCACAGGCTTGCTCGTTACTACAAGAAAACAAAGAAGCTTCCACCTGTCTGGAAATA TGAGTCTACGACTGCCAGCACCCTCGTTGCTTAG